A single window of Caldimicrobium thiodismutans DNA harbors:
- a CDS encoding CsgG/HfaB family protein — MESIKRLIVWVVFFILIFSGFSLAQNEEYAKDVKERVLRLPQCSKPIGVITAKSFRCKAAACQGDRIYFGPGWGIELSTKALGDGLADMLITALANTNCFKVVERIALEEIKEELELMGVKPQSTLKTADFLIVGAVTALELKASGLGGGGIVVPLPFGLGAKLGKSNAHIALDMRIVRVKTGEVLSAKTVEGKSERWNVGVAAGGLFGTTFGGAYFEAVKNTPLEEATRDLIARAVTLIVESVKSQAPSDVSIGEKITTYSEKGEIIKEETRMPEKGRIKPQENSKLKRETSFTGGLVRAEVSAAPYAKVIWQENFSKCKVIPTTVKILKGQGECVSLDDLRWFATTKGELLFEKAIPNFDISKDFTFEGTLFYSQEMKYAQEGIQIFIGKEGSPVSLYLPREVKEWKWGKDTPIPNETGLPEFLKGQKIKVFLKKEGELAHVFINGVRVLTTQIDTVALKNLPGKIVVKMFGADLGQGNYVLITDLKVSAK, encoded by the coding sequence ATGGAGAGTATAAAAAGACTTATTGTTTGGGTAGTTTTTTTTATTTTGATATTTTCAGGTTTTTCTTTGGCTCAAAATGAAGAGTATGCCAAGGATGTGAAAGAGAGGGTGCTCAGGCTTCCTCAGTGTTCAAAACCTATTGGAGTGATTACAGCAAAGAGTTTCAGGTGCAAGGCTGCTGCCTGTCAAGGAGATAGAATTTATTTTGGCCCTGGCTGGGGGATTGAACTTTCAACAAAGGCTCTGGGAGATGGCCTTGCAGATATGTTGATCACTGCCCTTGCTAATACCAACTGTTTCAAGGTGGTTGAAAGAATTGCCCTTGAAGAAATAAAGGAAGAGCTTGAGCTTATGGGAGTGAAACCTCAGAGCACTCTGAAAACAGCTGATTTTCTCATTGTAGGAGCAGTAACAGCCCTTGAGCTGAAAGCAAGTGGGCTTGGTGGAGGAGGTATAGTAGTCCCTCTACCCTTTGGGCTTGGAGCAAAATTAGGTAAAAGCAATGCCCATATTGCCCTTGATATGAGAATAGTTAGAGTGAAAACCGGAGAAGTTCTCTCCGCCAAGACTGTGGAAGGGAAATCAGAGAGATGGAATGTGGGAGTTGCAGCAGGAGGTCTTTTTGGAACCACTTTTGGAGGAGCCTATTTTGAAGCAGTAAAAAATACTCCCCTTGAAGAGGCAACCCGGGATCTAATTGCCCGGGCCGTAACCCTTATTGTGGAATCCGTAAAGTCTCAAGCTCCTTCAGATGTCTCTATTGGAGAAAAAATCACTACTTATAGTGAAAAGGGGGAAATTATTAAAGAGGAAACCCGAATGCCAGAAAAGGGGAGGATAAAACCTCAAGAAAACTCTAAGCTTAAGAGGGAAACATCTTTTACAGGCGGGCTTGTAAGGGCAGAGGTTTCTGCAGCCCCTTATGCCAAGGTAATCTGGCAGGAAAATTTTTCAAAGTGTAAGGTTATCCCAACCACTGTAAAAATTCTCAAGGGGCAGGGAGAGTGTGTTAGTCTTGATGACTTAAGATGGTTTGCCACAACTAAAGGAGAACTCCTTTTTGAAAAGGCTATTCCTAACTTTGATATTTCCAAAGATTTTACTTTTGAAGGCACCCTTTTTTATTCCCAGGAGATGAAATATGCTCAAGAAGGAATTCAGATCTTTATCGGGAAAGAGGGAAGTCCTGTATCTCTGTATTTGCCAAGAGAAGTAAAGGAATGGAAATGGGGAAAAGATACTCCTATTCCTAATGAAACAGGGCTCCCTGAGTTTCTTAAGGGTCAAAAAATAAAGGTCTTCCTTAAAAAGGAAGGAGAGTTAGCCCATGTCTTTATTAATGGTGTAAGAGTTCTTACTACCCAAATTGATACTGTTGCGCTAAAGAACTTACCAGGAAAAATTGTAGTGAAGATGTTTGGAGCAGACCTTGGACAGGGAAATTATGTGCTTATTACAGATTTAAAAGTGAGCGCTAAATAA
- a CDS encoding EAL domain-containing protein: MGLLTRFTLKQLLFYLQILAFIPWLIGVFLAFYFVYPEIKNARLQISAEEHLLIEALLLWNLQRHRGLSYLYLSLPENKEKEETLKALKEIEREIEDTFKKLSTLSLDVQHGKELIQKFKKTYEALKIEKFKGSAEENFFKHTELINQVILFLNQDAEKHKLFAEPDLYLRTLAQVSLMELPRFIEYLGRTRAIVSSALAKGGLTNHEKEMLLDYYEVLSGYNKNIKWILENIKLPEDTLLKLRNSQDLFEVYRITLRKYLAQDFRTKEMTGLEFFRFATITIDAFIDFHEALLRKYLEMIKAQKEGLFKRLGFLISGITLVLIVISLSFYMAYRYVVLRLRKVSEGVKRIAEGDLSMRVSLEGRDEIAEFVSVLNFSLSELEKRIKEIEFMLWHDYVTGAPNREKLLYDLKAFSNPILVLVDINSFKSINFVYGTKAGDILLKEVYQRLKEVFHGEVYRVGADEFALILEAHEEKKEEEIKKELQGKIEVLTKTPFSIDHERLSLNFTVCALCEITEPDKILTDAYSLLDETKARGENFYCEFNPGERFKKIHEENLHWLDKFRKALSEGRIVPFYQPIIDNQTKRPVKFEALVRLIDENGEIVSPFKFLTLAQKAGYGPKITKTVLQKALDDFLFLPYEISVNLSYNDFLQEESLQFIEDILLRREKPALVFEFLETEEIGNPQLVFSKLKEIKARGIKLAIDDFGSGYSSLQRLIDLGVDYIKIDASLIKRLPEDEKVQLLVKALVRFAKEAGIKTVAEFVADEVIYQKVCEFGIDYSQGYYFSPPLSLEEIKKFLNKYL, from the coding sequence ATGGGTTTACTTACAAGATTTACCCTAAAACAGCTTCTTTTTTATCTTCAGATTCTTGCCTTTATTCCCTGGCTTATTGGTGTCTTTCTGGCTTTCTACTTCGTTTATCCAGAAATTAAAAATGCAAGGCTCCAAATCTCAGCTGAGGAACATTTGCTTATTGAGGCTCTTTTACTCTGGAACCTTCAAAGACACAGGGGCCTCTCCTATCTCTATCTTTCCCTTCCAGAAAATAAGGAAAAAGAAGAAACTTTAAAGGCATTAAAGGAAATTGAAAGGGAGATTGAAGATACTTTTAAGAAACTTTCCACACTCTCTTTGGATGTCCAGCATGGAAAAGAACTTATTCAAAAATTTAAGAAAACCTATGAGGCTTTAAAAATTGAGAAATTTAAGGGTAGTGCTGAAGAAAACTTTTTCAAACATACAGAGCTTATTAATCAGGTGATTCTATTTTTAAATCAGGATGCGGAAAAACACAAGCTTTTTGCAGAGCCTGATCTTTATTTGAGAACCCTTGCTCAGGTTTCTCTTATGGAGTTACCTCGCTTTATTGAATATCTTGGAAGAACAAGAGCTATTGTTAGTTCCGCCCTTGCCAAAGGGGGCCTAACCAATCATGAGAAGGAAATGCTCCTTGATTATTATGAAGTGCTTTCTGGATACAATAAAAACATTAAATGGATCCTTGAAAACATAAAACTTCCAGAGGATACCCTTTTAAAACTTAGAAATTCCCAAGACCTCTTTGAGGTTTATAGAATTACTTTAAGAAAATATTTGGCTCAAGATTTTAGGACCAAAGAGATGACTGGTCTTGAATTCTTCAGGTTTGCTACCATTACCATTGACGCATTTATTGATTTTCACGAAGCCCTCTTAAGGAAATACCTTGAGATGATAAAAGCGCAAAAAGAAGGTCTTTTTAAAAGGCTTGGTTTTTTAATCTCCGGTATAACTTTGGTGCTTATAGTAATCTCCTTAAGTTTCTATATGGCCTATAGATATGTGGTCTTGAGGCTTAGAAAGGTATCTGAAGGAGTTAAAAGAATCGCAGAGGGGGATCTTTCCATGAGAGTTTCCCTTGAAGGAAGGGATGAGATTGCAGAGTTTGTGAGTGTCCTAAATTTTTCTCTTTCAGAACTTGAAAAAAGAATAAAAGAGATTGAATTTATGCTTTGGCACGATTATGTAACAGGTGCCCCAAATAGGGAAAAGCTTCTTTATGATTTGAAGGCTTTTTCCAATCCTATTTTAGTTTTAGTGGATATTAACTCCTTTAAAAGTATTAATTTTGTATATGGAACTAAAGCAGGGGATATTTTATTAAAAGAGGTTTACCAGAGATTGAAGGAGGTTTTTCATGGTGAAGTTTATAGAGTAGGTGCAGATGAGTTTGCTCTAATTTTAGAAGCCCATGAAGAAAAAAAAGAAGAAGAAATAAAGAAGGAGCTTCAAGGAAAAATAGAGGTCTTAACGAAAACTCCCTTTTCTATAGATCATGAAAGACTTTCTCTTAATTTTACTGTTTGTGCTCTCTGTGAAATCACAGAGCCTGATAAAATACTTACCGATGCCTATTCTCTCCTTGATGAGACCAAGGCAAGAGGAGAAAATTTTTACTGTGAATTTAATCCCGGAGAAAGATTTAAAAAGATTCATGAAGAGAATCTTCACTGGCTTGACAAATTCAGAAAGGCTCTTAGTGAAGGAAGAATTGTTCCCTTTTATCAGCCTATTATAGATAATCAGACCAAAAGACCTGTCAAATTTGAGGCCTTGGTGAGACTCATTGATGAGAATGGAGAGATCGTAAGCCCTTTTAAATTTTTAACTCTTGCTCAAAAGGCAGGCTATGGACCAAAAATTACAAAGACCGTTCTTCAGAAGGCCCTTGATGATTTTCTCTTTTTGCCCTATGAGATCTCTGTAAATCTCTCTTATAATGACTTTTTGCAAGAGGAATCCCTACAATTTATAGAAGATATTCTTTTGCGAAGGGAAAAACCTGCTCTTGTCTTTGAATTTCTTGAAACTGAAGAGATTGGAAATCCCCAACTTGTCTTTTCAAAGCTTAAGGAAATAAAAGCAAGGGGCATAAAGCTTGCGATAGATGACTTTGGAAGCGGTTATTCCAGCCTTCAGAGACTCATAGATTTAGGAGTAGATTATATTAAGATTGATGCTTCCTTGATTAAAAGATTACCGGAAGATGAAAAGGTTCAGCTTTTGGTAAAGGCACTGGTAAGATTTGCCAAAGAGGCTGGCATTAAGACAGTGGCTGAATTTGTGGCGGATGAGGTTATCTATCAAAAGGTCTGTGAATTTGGTATTGACTATTCCCAGGGCTATTATTTTAGCCCGCCTCTTTCCTTAGAAGAAATAAAGAAATTTTTAAATAAATATCTTTAA
- the hslO gene encoding Hsp33 family molecular chaperone HslO codes for MDYLIRILPKKFNFRAFGVFLPQTVEEARRRQSLSPVAVAALGRALAGVALLSADLKIGKILLQINGGGPLGEILAEADYQGNLRGLVKNPQVYLPPENKKLPVGKAVGKEGFINVIRDYGLKEIYQSSSDLISGEIAEDLAYYLTTSEQVPSACALGVLVDTDGSVITAGGFLIQKLPSAEDHEVSHLEKRLSEIKPVTDYLSSGIKIEELLHEIFGEIEILEKREVRFKCSCSMNRVEEALVALGKEELEDMLREGKPVEITCEFCKEKYIINIERLRKLLTEVERKKGSSD; via the coding sequence GTGGATTACCTGATAAGAATCCTACCTAAAAAGTTTAATTTTCGTGCTTTTGGAGTTTTTTTACCTCAAACAGTGGAAGAGGCAAGAAGGCGTCAGAGCCTTTCCCCGGTTGCAGTAGCTGCCCTTGGAAGAGCTTTAGCAGGGGTTGCCCTTCTTTCAGCAGATCTAAAAATTGGTAAGATTCTTCTTCAAATAAATGGAGGTGGCCCCCTTGGAGAAATCCTTGCTGAAGCAGATTATCAGGGAAACTTAAGAGGGCTTGTGAAAAATCCCCAGGTGTATCTTCCTCCAGAAAATAAAAAACTCCCTGTGGGAAAGGCTGTAGGAAAAGAGGGTTTTATAAATGTGATAAGAGATTATGGCCTCAAGGAGATTTATCAGAGTTCTTCTGATCTTATCTCTGGAGAGATTGCAGAGGATCTGGCATATTATCTTACCACTTCAGAGCAGGTTCCTTCTGCCTGTGCCCTCGGGGTTCTTGTGGATACCGATGGAAGTGTTATAACCGCAGGAGGTTTTTTAATACAAAAACTCCCTTCCGCAGAAGATCATGAAGTTTCCCATCTTGAAAAGCGTCTTTCTGAAATAAAGCCTGTAACGGACTATCTCTCCTCCGGGATTAAAATTGAAGAGCTTTTGCATGAGATCTTTGGGGAGATTGAAATTCTAGAAAAAAGAGAGGTAAGATTTAAATGTTCTTGCAGTATGAATAGAGTTGAGGAGGCCTTAGTTGCCCTTGGAAAGGAAGAACTTGAAGATATGCTTAGAGAGGGAAAACCCGTTGAGATTACCTGTGAATTCTGTAAAGAAAAATATATTATTAATATAGAAAGATTAAGGAAGCTTTTAACAGAAGTTGAAAGGAAGAAGGGTAGTTCAGATTAA
- a CDS encoding dihydroorotate dehydrogenase yields the protein MKGERFCIIGKYQFKTPFFLASGTWGLGDTLLNYLNPGEIRSAVGALITKGLSLEPMEGNPPPRLFETPCGLINSIGLENPGLKVFLKKYYPQLKALQTPIIFNLHGKSLEEFFEMAEILSEIEAEGIELNISCPNVKEGGIAFSQKPDVVFELVKGVRERFKGLLIVKLSPVGPVFEVAKACEEALSDALTVANTYPALGVYSYEPFQVIKGGLSGPAIKPLTLRLVFELSKIVKIPLIASGGILSGKDAFEYFLCGARAFQIGTANLIDPKAPIKICQEFKELVEKYGGLPDKNPT from the coding sequence TTGAAAGGAGAAAGATTCTGCATCATAGGTAAATACCAATTTAAAACTCCCTTTTTTCTTGCTTCTGGGACTTGGGGACTTGGTGATACCCTTTTAAATTACCTAAATCCTGGAGAAATTAGATCGGCTGTAGGTGCTCTTATTACCAAGGGGCTTTCTCTTGAGCCTATGGAGGGAAATCCTCCTCCAAGACTTTTTGAAACCCCCTGTGGCCTTATAAATTCTATAGGTCTTGAAAATCCAGGACTTAAAGTCTTTCTTAAAAAATATTATCCCCAGCTTAAAGCCTTGCAAACACCCATAATTTTTAATCTTCATGGAAAGAGCTTGGAGGAATTTTTTGAAATGGCAGAAATTCTTTCTGAGATTGAAGCAGAGGGAATTGAACTCAATATTTCCTGTCCCAATGTTAAGGAGGGAGGGATAGCTTTTTCTCAGAAGCCAGATGTGGTTTTTGAGCTTGTAAAGGGGGTGAGGGAGAGATTTAAAGGACTTTTAATTGTAAAATTATCTCCTGTTGGGCCTGTTTTTGAGGTAGCTAAGGCCTGTGAAGAAGCCCTTTCAGATGCCTTAACAGTTGCCAATACCTATCCAGCCCTTGGAGTTTACTCTTATGAACCCTTTCAGGTGATAAAAGGAGGGCTTTCAGGCCCAGCTATAAAACCTCTAACCTTAAGGCTTGTTTTTGAGCTCTCAAAAATAGTAAAAATTCCCCTTATAGCCTCAGGGGGGATTTTGAGTGGAAAGGATGCCTTTGAGTATTTTCTTTGTGGAGCAAGGGCTTTCCAGATAGGAACAGCCAACTTAATTGATCCTAAGGCTCCAATTAAAATATGCCAGGAATTTAAGGAATTGGTAGAGAAATATGGTGGATTACCTGATAAGAATCCTACCTAA
- a CDS encoding dihydroorotate dehydrogenase electron transfer subunit yields MEKIKVLRNLRLSERIYLLELPKKGSLLDIKPGQFLKIKLHDLRYDPLFPRPFTVHSLEEGTLKILYQVVGRGTLALSRISQGEEISVLGPLGRPYPEDLDFPLALCAGGVGVAGFGFFLERLKEELRKKTILYYGAKTSQDLVRLDYFKAFGIEIKLTTEDGTLGEKGFVTDLLERDMRDGKIKTILSCGPMPMLKVVKELSEKYGIKTYLSLETFMACGTGFCKGCVIKKKDGGYFHLCEDGPTLSAWEVIL; encoded by the coding sequence ATGGAAAAAATAAAAGTTCTTAGAAATCTAAGACTTTCGGAGAGGATTTATCTTCTTGAACTTCCTAAGAAGGGTTCTCTTTTAGATATAAAGCCAGGCCAGTTTTTAAAAATTAAGCTTCATGATTTGCGTTATGATCCTCTCTTTCCCAGACCTTTTACAGTGCATAGCCTTGAGGAGGGCACTTTGAAAATTCTTTATCAGGTTGTCGGGAGGGGAACCCTTGCCTTAAGCAGGATTTCTCAAGGGGAAGAAATCTCTGTTCTTGGACCTCTTGGCAGGCCCTATCCTGAGGATCTGGATTTTCCCCTTGCCCTCTGTGCTGGTGGGGTTGGAGTTGCTGGGTTTGGCTTTTTTCTTGAGAGATTGAAAGAAGAACTTCGCAAAAAAACCATTCTTTACTATGGGGCAAAAACCTCTCAAGATCTTGTAAGGCTTGATTATTTTAAAGCTTTTGGGATTGAAATTAAACTTACCACAGAAGATGGCACCCTTGGTGAGAAGGGCTTTGTTACAGATCTTCTTGAAAGGGATATGCGGGATGGAAAAATTAAAACTATTCTTTCCTGTGGCCCCATGCCCATGTTAAAGGTAGTAAAGGAACTTTCAGAAAAATACGGTATTAAGACCTATCTTTCCCTTGAGACCTTTATGGCCTGTGGAACAGGGTTTTGCAAGGGTTGTGTGATAAAGAAAAAAGATGGTGGATACTTTCATCTCTGTGAGGATGGCCCAACCTTGTCAGCCTGGGAGGTCATTCTTTGA
- a CDS encoding YkgJ family cysteine cluster protein translates to MNKLRRFSILVDLFSCEEEKRALLIALYEYLDKTFSRYELACSPGCNLCCTTRIYATSLEAKYLLEGLPEGITFEIDENLLPRPGLTHNQTALLYFSGEEPPPPEEAELHPCPFLNEEGLCSVYERRPLMCRIMVSFKKCSPLQQAELSQELYLRGLIALQIVENIELYGLYGNIFDLLKFLSDLKKGKIDEIPPYLLSNVEFEELPLLPEEKDLRAWVGNLYRKEVFPGKTFRELLYEIKERLKEKESLSFLKEIFSA, encoded by the coding sequence ATCAACAAACTCAGGAGGTTTTCTATTCTTGTTGATCTCTTTTCCTGTGAGGAAGAAAAAAGGGCGCTCCTTATAGCTCTTTATGAATATCTGGATAAAACCTTTTCAAGATATGAGCTTGCCTGCTCACCCGGTTGTAATCTTTGCTGCACAACAAGAATTTATGCAACCTCTCTTGAAGCTAAATATTTACTTGAGGGCTTGCCAGAGGGGATTACCTTTGAAATAGATGAAAATCTCCTTCCTCGCCCAGGGCTAACCCACAATCAGACTGCCCTTCTCTATTTCTCAGGGGAAGAACCTCCTCCCCCCGAAGAAGCTGAACTTCATCCCTGTCCCTTTTTAAATGAAGAGGGGCTCTGTTCTGTTTATGAGAGAAGGCCCCTTATGTGTAGAATTATGGTCTCATTTAAAAAATGCAGCCCTCTTCAGCAAGCAGAACTTTCTCAGGAACTCTATCTTAGGGGACTTATTGCACTTCAAATAGTGGAAAATATTGAGCTTTATGGCCTTTATGGAAATATCTTTGATCTCCTCAAATTTCTCTCAGATCTCAAAAAAGGAAAGATTGATGAAATACCCCCTTATCTTCTTTCTAATGTAGAATTTGAGGAACTTCCCCTTCTACCTGAAGAAAAGGATTTAAGAGCCTGGGTGGGAAATCTCTATCGCAAAGAGGTTTTCCCGGGAAAAACCTTTAGAGAACTCCTTTACGAAATCAAAGAAAGATTAAAAGAAAAGGAAAGCTTGAGTTTTCTCAAGGAAATCTTTTCTGCTTAA
- a CDS encoding ferritin family protein, which yields MLSKIPFDLERIDEEDLDRQILRIAIVAELDAINLYEQLASLTEDENLRAVLLDVAREEKTHVGEFMEMLLRKDDEQVEELEAGREEVEEILEGEEEAE from the coding sequence ATGCTTTCTAAAATACCCTTTGATCTTGAAAGGATTGATGAGGAGGATCTGGATCGTCAGATTTTAAGGATTGCCATTGTGGCTGAGCTTGATGCCATAAACCTCTATGAACAACTTGCCAGTCTTACAGAGGACGAAAATTTAAGGGCCGTTCTTTTAGATGTGGCCAGAGAGGAAAAGACCCATGTGGGAGAATTTATGGAGATGCTTCTTAGAAAAGATGATGAACAGGTTGAGGAACTTGAGGCAGGAAGAGAAGAGGTAGAAGAAATCCTTGAAGGGGAAGAAGAGGCAGAATAG